One Acidobacteriota bacterium genomic window carries:
- a CDS encoding CHAT domain-containing tetratricopeptide repeat protein — MRDLQRQPAQWLNHQFPHQVWQRVLIFIGFLLCLFCVSGYGQQPNESRSDALTYGKPVERQLAATQVHSYSIPVLTGQYVRIIVEQRGIDVTVALFTPSGERVIETDASNQTLGREMVSMITKVSGECRLVIRPSSQNALSGKYQANIEELHEATERDHWKLVAQMAELEGNQLRRKGDAEALQSAIEKFKIAATLFKAANDLIGEASALQQVGWLYSDLGKMQTALDYYFQALQICKGLKHPLVQRAILGSLGAAYDVLGEKQKALDYYAQALALSQTTNDRREKATYLTKIGVLYNSLGDSRKALTYYNQALPITRAIGDRAGEAFTLISMGVPYLTLREPQKALSCYEQALALNRELGSSKGVAYVLHNIAWVYTYQGKSQEALAYNKQALALMHTAGDVGGEAYILTNIGYIYELLGDKEQALAFCNQALSLNQAVGDAKSEANTLLRLANIERGSGNFMEARELIEAALERTESLRVKIGILELRAAYFGAMREYFEFYIDLLIRMYQQAPSAGYEALALQVSERARARSLLELLSEARADIRQGVDARLLERERFLQQTLTAKTDKRLRLLNGNHTPEQLAKLNDELETLNSEYQEVEAKIRATSPHYAAITQAQTLGAAEIQQLLDADTLLLEYALGDQQSFVWTVTPDAVKVFALPKRSVIEDTARQVYRLLTERTRKVAGETSVQKAKRLTRADGDYMLAAAKLSRLILAPVASLIGNKRLVIVSDGFLQYIPFAALPAPRGDSQLSGGGDWLPAVRARKSKSKPALNKLQIIKHPATGYRPLIIDHEIVNLPSASTLALLRQDNEKRQAPVKTIAVFADPVFEATDVRITRPAKSTVKAAPGQDEESDNEEKAHQVIKDYLTRTRMIEAGEPLARLPFSRKEALAIAQLVPETERKIALDFAVNYQTIMSGELGKYRFVHFATHGLLDTEYPELSGILLSLVDPEGRPLPNGILRLGDIYNLKLPIEMVSLSACETALGKFVRGEGLIGLTRGFMYAGAPRVLASLWKVEEAATAELMQKFYEGILGSERLRPAAALRRAQLAIRQNSQYRAPYFWSAFILQGEWL; from the coding sequence TGTACTTACTGGTCAGTACGTCCGAATTATCGTTGAACAACGCGGTATAGATGTAACGGTCGCGCTCTTTACTCCCAGTGGGGAAAGAGTAATTGAGACCGATGCCTCCAACCAGACACTGGGACGTGAAATGGTTTCGATGATTACCAAGGTTTCCGGTGAGTGCCGGTTGGTGATTCGCCCAAGTTCTCAAAATGCCTTGAGTGGAAAGTATCAGGCAAATATTGAGGAGTTGCACGAAGCAACCGAACGCGATCATTGGAAACTTGTAGCGCAGATGGCAGAGTTGGAAGGCAATCAATTACGCCGTAAAGGCGATGCGGAAGCATTACAAAGCGCCATAGAAAAATTTAAAATCGCAGCCACACTTTTCAAAGCAGCAAATGACCTCATAGGAGAAGCCTCTGCGCTTCAGCAGGTGGGATGGCTATATTCGGATTTAGGAAAAATGCAGACGGCACTGGATTATTATTTTCAAGCATTACAAATTTGCAAAGGGTTAAAACACCCCCTTGTACAAAGAGCGATTCTAGGGAGTTTGGGGGCAGCTTATGATGTGTTGGGCGAAAAACAGAAGGCTTTGGATTATTATGCCCAAGCCTTAGCGCTTTCTCAGACCACCAATGATCGCCGAGAAAAAGCCACCTACCTTACTAAAATTGGTGTCTTATACAACTCTTTAGGAGACAGTCGAAAGGCGCTCACCTACTATAATCAGGCGTTGCCAATTACACGTGCCATCGGTGATCGCGCTGGAGAGGCATTTACGCTGATTAGCATGGGGGTGCCTTACCTGACGTTGCGTGAACCACAAAAGGCTTTGAGTTGTTATGAGCAGGCGTTAGCGCTCAATCGCGAGTTGGGCAGTTCCAAAGGCGTTGCTTATGTTCTTCACAATATCGCCTGGGTTTATACCTATCAGGGTAAATCGCAAGAGGCTTTAGCCTACAACAAACAAGCGCTGGCATTAATGCACACTGCTGGAGATGTCGGGGGCGAAGCCTACATCCTTACGAACATCGGTTATATCTATGAATTACTCGGCGACAAAGAGCAGGCATTGGCTTTTTGCAATCAAGCATTATCGCTCAATCAAGCAGTTGGCGACGCTAAATCAGAAGCAAACACGCTGCTGCGTTTAGCCAATATTGAGCGTGGTAGCGGTAATTTTATGGAAGCCCGTGAGCTTATTGAAGCGGCGCTTGAGCGCACGGAATCTCTGCGCGTGAAGATTGGCATCCTTGAACTACGCGCCGCTTATTTTGGTGCAATGCGCGAGTATTTCGAGTTTTATATTGACCTGCTCATCCGGATGTACCAACAAGCTCCCTCAGCAGGTTATGAGGCGTTGGCTTTGCAAGTCAGCGAGCGGGCGCGGGCGCGCAGCCTGCTTGAACTCCTCAGCGAAGCCCGCGCCGATATTCGTCAAGGGGTTGATGCGAGGTTGCTTGAGCGTGAGCGATTTTTGCAACAGACCCTTACTGCCAAGACCGATAAACGGTTGCGATTGCTCAACGGCAACCACACACCAGAGCAACTTGCGAAGTTGAATGACGAACTTGAAACGCTGAATTCGGAATATCAGGAAGTCGAAGCGAAGATACGCGCGACGAGTCCACATTATGCGGCAATCACCCAAGCACAAACGCTTGGAGCTGCGGAAATTCAGCAGTTGCTTGATGCCGATACCCTGCTTTTGGAGTATGCGTTGGGCGACCAACAAAGTTTTGTGTGGACGGTGACGCCGGATGCGGTCAAGGTTTTCGCCTTGCCGAAACGCTCAGTGATTGAAGATACGGCGCGGCAGGTTTATCGGTTATTGACTGAACGGACGCGAAAGGTCGCCGGCGAAACGTCCGTACAAAAAGCGAAGCGCCTGACCAGAGCCGATGGCGATTATATGTTGGCGGCTGCGAAATTGAGCCGGTTGATTCTTGCGCCGGTCGCCTCTTTAATCGGCAATAAACGCCTGGTCATTGTCAGCGATGGCTTTTTGCAATATATCCCTTTTGCGGCTTTGCCTGCTCCGCGAGGCGATAGCCAATTGTCAGGAGGCGGTGACTGGCTGCCGGCAGTCCGTGCCCGAAAGAGCAAAAGCAAACCGGCTCTCAATAAATTGCAGATAATTAAGCATCCGGCTACCGGCTACCGACCGCTAATTATCGATCATGAAATTGTCAATTTGCCATCGGCTTCAACGCTCGCTTTGCTCAGGCAGGATAATGAAAAACGCCAAGCCCCGGTAAAAACCATTGCGGTTTTTGCCGACCCGGTGTTTGAAGCGACCGATGTGCGCATCACGCGACCCGCAAAATCAACGGTCAAGGCTGCGCCCGGTCAGGATGAGGAATCCGACAATGAAGAAAAGGCACATCAGGTCATAAAAGATTACCTGACGCGCACCAGAATGATTGAAGCCGGCGAACCGTTGGCGCGATTGCCGTTTTCGCGCAAAGAGGCGCTCGCCATTGCGCAACTGGTGCCGGAAACGGAGCGCAAAATCGCGCTTGATTTTGCGGTTAATTATCAAACGATCATGAGCGGCGAGTTAGGAAAATATCGGTTTGTGCATTTCGCTACGCACGGACTTTTAGACACCGAATACCCCGAACTTTCGGGCATTCTACTGTCGCTGGTTGATCCCGAAGGTCGCCCGCTTCCGAACGGCATTCTGAGACTCGGAGATATTTACAATCTGAAATTGCCTATCGAAATGGTTTCTCTGAGCGCCTGCGAAACGGCTCTGGGAAAGTTTGTAAGAGGTGAAGGGTTGATTGGACTGACGCGCGGGTTTATGTACGCCGGAGCGCCGCGTGTGCTGGCGAGTTTATGGAAAGTTGAAGAAGCCGCAACCGCAGAATTGATGCAGAAATTTTATGAAGGCATATTGGGCAGTGAACGCTTGCGCCCGGCGGCGGCGTTGCGACGCGCGCAACTGGCGATCAGGCAAAATTCGCAATATCGCGCCCCTTACTTCTGGAGCGCCTTTATTCTGCAAGGCGAATGGCTGTGA